The genomic segment GTGTGCCAGTTCCAGCGCGGTGCCGGTCGCCTTCGCGCCGACCAGGTTGTACCGCATGAACCGACCGTCCCGCTCGGCGGTCACCAGCCCGGCGGCCTTCATCAGGTTGAGGTGGTGGGAAATGTTCACGATCTCTACACGGCACATCTTCGCCAGCTCGGTGACCGTCTTTTCGCCAGTAGCGAGAATGCGGAGGACCATCAGGCGCGTCGGCTCACCGATCGCTGCGATCCAGGCGGCCTGATTCTTCGTGTCGTCGGCAACTTTTGGCATCGGATTCCGCTGAAAGGAAGGAATGTGAGGCGGGCGGCGGTCGGAGAGATAGACCTCACATTATGATATTCACACCGGGGTAGCGTGTCGATCCATTATTCGACCGGCAGGTGTCCTTCGTCCCAGAGCTGACGCACCTGCTCGACCGACGCATGAGGGATACCGTTGGCCCGCACCTCCTCTGTCACCTGTTCGAGGGTGGCCTCCGGTCCCAGTCGCGCGCGTGCCTCCAGAACCAGCCGGGGGAGCCCCGGACCGTGGTTGTCCGGCGTTACCGGAATTGCCGGCGGCGGCGTAGTGGTGTTGGCGTTCATGATGGCGTCCTTTCTTTTGTGTTCTCGATCGGACCATTTCGGAAGAAATGCCACGAGAAACGAAAGCGGCGGGGTGTACCGCGGTGGGCCGTCGCCCAATCAACCCGCAGCGGCCACCCCGCCGGAAGAAGAAATATGCAATCAGCGTGCCGTGTTCGTGCGTCCGACCGGCGGCCCCCACAGTTGGCCGCGTCACACCGCGGGCAGTTCGAACCCTTTTCGGTACGCGCGGCCGAGGAGCGCGTTTGCGGCCGGGTCGTCCGTTGTCTCGGTCTTCGCGTCGAACTTCAGCGTCTTGCCGGTGCGGTACGCGATGTTACCCAGGTGGCACAACCGCGTACTGGTGTGACCGATCTCGATTTCGGCGCTCGGCTTCTCGGTCCCGCGCACGGCCGCAACGAAGTTGCTCACGTGCGCGGTGACCATGTCGCCCTTCGGTTTCTCGGCCGCGCCGTCCCCGCCCCGGATCTGCCACGCGTCGTTGGTGAACAGCATCGTTCCCTTGTCGCCGTGGACCGAGACGCCGAACGACTGGCCCTCCGGCCCCTGCCCCTTCTGCTCCCAGACGCGGTGTTCCCAAACGAGGGTGCATCCCGCCGCACCGCCCGGACCGGTCGGGAAGTCGAACGTCGCGATCTGCGTATCGGGCGTCTGCTGGTCGTCGTCGTAGTAGTACTTGCCGCCGGAACAACTGATCTTGGTGGGGGCATCGACGCCGAGGATGTTGCGGGCCGCGTCGAGCCCGTGGATGCCGTTGTTGCCGATTTCGCCCGTGCCCAGGTCCCAGAACCAGTGCCAGTTGTAATGGAAGCGGTTCTTCGTGAACGCGCCGTCCGCCGGTCCGAGCCACAGCGAGTAATCGACGCCCTTCGGGGGCGCCTCGGGCTTCGTGTACCCGATGTTGGGGCGCCCGCCGGCGATCCACGCCCGCGCGAACGCGACCCTTCCGAGCTTGCCGCTCTGTACGTACTCGCGGGCCGCCGCGACGCTCGTCGAACTGCGCCGCTGCGTCCCGGCCTGGATCACGACCCTGTACTTCCGCGCCGCGGCCACCATCCGCCGGCCCTCGATCAGGTTGTGCGACACGGGCTTTTCGACGTAGACGTGCTTGCCGCGTTCGGCGGCCCAGAGCGTCGCGAGCGCGTGCCAGTGGTCCGGCGCGGACACCACGATTGCGGTCACGGTTTTGTCGTCGAGCACCTTGCGGACGTCGGTCTCGATCTTCGGCGGCGAGTCGAGGGCCTTCAGCACGTCCAGGGTCGGCTTCACCACCGCCGGGTCGGGATCGACGAGGTGGGTGAGTTCGACCCCGGGCACCCCGGCGAACAGCGGGGCGAGCTGCTTGCCGCGCACCCGCAGGCCCATGACCGCGACGCGAACCTTCTCGTTCGGCTTGTCGGCGGCACGGGTGTAGGACGCGGCGGACAGGGTGAGGGCCGATGTGGCGAGGAACTCGCGGCGGGTCGTGAGCACGGCAGCGCTCCAGAAGGGACACGGGACGCCGACTATGGTATCCTGGGCGAATGGTGTGCAATAGCCACAAGGAAAAACAGAAGAGGATTAACCACGGAGCCACAGAGGGCACAGGGATAAGACAAAAAGCGAGAGAAAAATTTGACTGTCTTTCTCTGTATTGGCTTTTCTCTGTATTGGCTTTTCTCTGTGCCCTCTGTGACTCTGTGGTTAATCCTCTTCCCTTTTTGGACCCTCTCCAATGATCCGCTGTGCCGCTCTCTTGTTCCTCCTCGTCAGCTCCCCGCTCGCGGCGGCCGATCGCGCCGATCTCCCCGTCGCGGACTTCGAGGGGGACACTTACGGCGACGGGTGGAAGACCACCGGCACGGCGTTCGGCAAGGGGCCGGCGCGCGGCACGCTCCCGAACCAGATGCCCGTGAGCGGCCATCTCGGTAAGGGGCTGGTGAACAGCTACCTCGGCGGGGACACCGCCACCGGCACGCTCACGTCACCGGAGATCCGAATCGAGCGCAAGTACATCAACTTTCTCATTGGCGGCGGCAAGCACCCGGGCAAGACGTGCATCAACTTGCTCGTCGGCGGCAAAATCGTGCGCACCGCGACCGGCCCGAACGACACGGCCGGCGGGAGCGAACACCTCGACTGGCACACCTGGGACGTCGCCGAGTTCGAGGGCAAAGCGGCAGTGATCGTGATCGTGGACGACGAGAAAGGCGGGTGGGGGCACATCAACGTCGATCAGATCGTCCAGAGCGACGCGAAGAAGCGGGCCGAGGTGCTGGCCCACACGTTCGACATCGAGAAGCCGTACCTGCACCTGCCGGTGAAGACCGGCGCACCGGTGCGGCGCGTCAAGTTCGTCGTGGGGAAGGAGACCGTCCGCGAGTTCGACATCGAACTCGCGCCGGGCGCCCCGGACTTCTGGGCTACCGCCGACGTGTCCGCTTTCAAGGGGAAAAAGCTCACGGTCGAGGCGCTGCTGCCCGCCGACGCGAGGCTCGCGGGCCTGATCGTGCCGGCCGATACCTGGGCGAACGCGGACAAGGTTTATCAGGAGAAGCACCGGCCGCTGTTCCACTTCACGAGCCGCGTGGGGTGGCTGAACGACCCGAACGGCCTCGTGTACGCGAACGGCGAGTGGCACCTGTTCTACCAGCACAACCCGTTCGGCCGCGAGTGGGGGAACATGCACTGGGGCCACGCCACCAGCGGGGACCTGTTCCGGTGGAAGGAACACGGCGTCGCGCTCTACCCCAAGAAGTACGGCGACTGGGCCTTTTCCGGCTCGGCGGTGGCGGACAAGGAGAACACCTCCGGTTGGGGTACGAAGGAGAAGCCGCCGCTCGTCCTGGCCTACACCAGCACCGACCGCGGGGAGTGCATCGCGTACAGCGTGGACAACGGCCGCACCTGGAAAGAGTACGACAAGAACCCGGTCGTGAAGCACGCCGGCCGCGACCCGAAGCTGATCTGGCACGAGAAGGCGAAGCACTGGGTGATGGCGGTGTACGACGAGTTGGGGGGCAAGCAGTGGATCGCGTTCCACACGTCGCCGGACCTGAAGGAATGGAAATTCGCCAGTCGCATCGAGGGGTTCTACGAGTGCCCGGATCTGTTCGCGCTTCCAGTGGATGAAAACCCGGAGAAAATCAAATGGGTGCTCTACGCCGCGGACGGCAAGTACCTTCTGGGCGACTTCGACGGCACGGAGTTCAAGCCCGACTTCAAAGAGAAGAAGCAACTGTGGCACGGGCGGTTTTACGCGGCGCAGTCGTTCGATAACGCGCCCGCGGGCGCGGGAGGGCTCCAACGCCGCGTCCAGATCGGCTGGGCGCAGGGCGTCACGTTCCCGGGGACGCCGTTCAACCAACAAATGGCCGTGCCGGTCGAACTCCGGTTGGTGAGCGCCCCGGACGGAGCTTGCATGACCGGGACGCCCGTGAGGGAACTCGAGTCGCTCCGAGACAAAAAGGAGCCGCTCGTGCAGCTCAAGGGACTGGACACGAACACCCCTTCCGTTCTTGCTGAGAACCTCGATGCGTTTGAAATGGTATGTACCGTCGGTACAGAAAGCCCGTTTGTGCTCAACCTTCGAGGGACGAAGCTCACCTACGACCCGACCAAGAAAACGTTGAGCTGCAACGGTGTGACCGCCCGGGTCGATTCACGAGCCGGGAGTGTGCCCCTGCAGGTGCTTGTCGACCGCGGCTCCGTCGAGGTGTTTGCCAACGGCGGGCGCGTCGCGATGTCCGTTGCCGCGATCCCCGCCGAGAACAACCGCAAGGTCGAATTCAGTGGGCACCTGAGCAGTGGATCTGTCTGGCGTCTCAAGTCCGCGTGGGAGAAGTGAGCCGTGCCCATTGTCGTCGCCTGTCCCGGTTGCCCGACGAAGCTCAGCGTGCCGGAGGCGGCCGCGGGGAGGCCGATCCGGTGCCCGAAGTGCGGCGCGGTTGCAACGGCGCCGGCTCTCATCCCGGCCGAGGAAGTCCCGGTCGTGGACGCGGCCGTCGTGTCACCCGCGCCGAAGCCGAAGCGGGTGCTGGCCGACGCGGATGAAAGCGATGTTCGACCGCGCGACGATGGCGACGAGGAGCGCCCACGGAAGAAGACGCGCCCCCGCTACGCCGCCGATGACGAACACGATCGCCCCAGACGGACCCGCCGCAAAAGCGGAGGTGGGGCCGCCGTCGCCGCCACGATTGGCGGGCTCGTGCTCGTCGCCGTGATTGGGGCGGGCGCCTATCTCCTCGCGGGTAAGAAAGCGGGTGAGGCCGACGCGGCCGGTTCCCCCTTCGTGAAGAAGGCGCCGGTCCCGGCCGGGTGGCACCTGCACACCTTCCCCGAGGACGGCTTACGGGCCTACTTCCCAGCGAAGCCCGCTGTTGCGACGCAGCGCCCCGGGGGAAAGGCCTACGGAGTCGGGTGGTCCGTGAGCGATATTGTTCTCGTCGACGTCCGCGACGCCGAAATCATCACCACATGTTACTCGGGACTCGGGAGCGGCGTTGAAACCCACGTGGCCGTGATTCGGTACCGCGGCCGGGTGCCGGTGGGGGTCCGCGGGGAGATACGAACTCAACTAACCGTCGAGCCGAACCGCACCAGTACGCGAACCGTAAAGTGGCTCGGGAACGACGCGTTGGAGCAAACGAACCTCCTCGGGTCGGTGCAGCGGGTGGGGTACACCGACCGGCTGGTGGTCTTCGCCAGCGTGAGCGGCGGGGGTTCCGGCCGCGTCAGACCGGAGGAGGAGGCCGGCTTCTTCGACAACTTCGAACTGACGCGGTGACCGCCCCGGTGTAAGCCGCGGCCCGCGATCGCAGTATCTTTTTCGACACGCCCTCCTCATTCCCACGTCAAACTCTCATGATCCGCACAGCCGCGCTCGCTGGCCTCGCAACCGCGTTCCTCGCACCGTTCGCTGGGGCCGACGACTGGCCGCAGTGGATGGGGCCGAACCGCGACGGCGTGTGGGCCGAAACCGGGATCGTCCGGACGCTGCCGAAGGCCGGCCCCAAGCGGCTGTGGCGGGTGCCCGTCGCGCCCGGGTACTCCGGCCCCGCCGTCGCGGACGGCCGGGTGTACCTCACCGATCGTCGGCTCGCGCCGGACGCGAAAAACCCCGAAGACCCGTTCGACACCAAGCAGAAGGTTCACAGCACCGAGCGCGTGCTGTGCCTGAGCGCCGCCACCGGCGAGAAGGTGTGGGAGCACGAGTACGACTGCGCGTACCAGATCAGCTACCCGGCCGGACCGCGATGCACGCCCGCGGTCCGCGACGGGAAGGTGTACGCCCTCGGTGCGATGGGCGACCTGCACTGTCTGGATGCGAAGAGCGGCAAAGTGCTCTGGTCGAAGAACTTCCCCAGGGACTACAGCGCGAAGGTCCCGACGTGGGGCTTCTGCGGGCACCCGCTCGTGTACAAGAACCTCGTCATTTGTACCGTCGGCGGCGAGGACGCGGCGGCCGTCGCGTTCGACAAGGACACGGGGGCCGAGAAGTGGAAGGCGCTGAACGCGCGCGACCTCGGCTACGCGCCGCCCACCCTCATCCGCGCGGGCGGCGTGGACCAGCTCGTCGTCTGGCACGGCCAGGCGATCAACGGGCTGGACCCGCTCACCGGAAAGGTCCACTGGTCGGTCGGGCTGGAGCCGCTGTTCGGCATGTCGATCATGGCCCCGCGCCAGGCCGGCGACCGGCTGTTCGCGGCCGGCATCGGCGGCGCCGGGGTGGCCCTCAAGCTCGACCGCACCAGGCCCGCGGTCTCGGTGGTCTGGCAGGAGACCGCCGATAAGAACGTGGCACACGGCAAGCCCCGCGGCCTGTACCCGGTGAACATGACGCCGTTCGTCGAGGGCGGCACGATCTACGGGGTCGATCAGCCGGGCATGTTACGGGCGGTCGATCTGGAGACGGGTAAACGGCTGTGGTTCACGCACCAGCCGGTGATCGGCCACGTCGAGCCGGAGGACTTCAAGGGGGCCGGGTCCGGGACCGCCTTCGTGGTCAAGAACGGCGACCGGTACTTCCTGTTCGCGGAGACGGGCGAGCTGATCATCGCGAAGTTGTCGCCGAAGGAGTACGAAGAGGTGAGCCGGGCGAAACTGATCGAGCCGACCGGGGCGGCGTTCGGCCGCAAGGTGGTCTGGAGCCACCCGGCGTTCGCCGACCGCTGCATCTTCGTTCGCAACGATAAGGAACTCGCCTGCTTCTTGCTCGCGGAGTGACGCGCGCCTTCGGGTGGCCGACTGTCTCCGACAGTCGGGGCCGCTCCCCCAGATCGCGTGATTCGATTCTCGAAACGGCCCCGCGCTCCATTGCCGTCGATGAGGGGGGCCGATCGAATTCTCAAAACCCGCGCGCACGGCGTGCCCGGTCCGGGCAGATAATACCGGGGAGACGCCCGGCGCCGGAGTACCGTCCGTATGTTCGCACACTTCGGATCCATCTTGACCCGCGTCTCGTCGCACACTGCGCCCGACACCGAACTCCTCGAACGCTTCGTCCGGCACGGGGACGAGGCGGCATTCGCGGCCCTGGTGGAACGGCACGGGCCGATGGTGCTGGGGGCGTGTCGCCGCGTTCTCGGCGATCCGCACGCCGCCGAGGACGCGTTCCAGGCCGCGTTCATGGTACTGGCCCGGAAGGCCGCAGGGCTCTCCCGGACCGCGGCACTCGCGGGGTGGCTCTACGGCGTCGCCCGGCGGGTGGCAATGAAGGCCCGGACCGCTCCCCCGCCCGAACCGCTCCCGGGCCGAGAGCCCGAGGGCCGCGGGCGCGACCCGCTCGCCGAGCTGACCGGGCGGGAGATTATCGCGGTCCTGGAGGAAGAGTTGCACCGCCTCCCTGCCGCCCACCGCCTGCCCGTCGTGCTGTGCTGTTTAGAGGGCCTGACTCTGGACGAGGCGGCGGCACGGGTGGGTTGCACCACGGGCGCGCTCCGCGGGCGGCTGGAGCGGGGGCGGGACCGGCTCCGGGCGCGGCTCACCGCACGGGGATTGGCCCCGGCCGCCGCTCTCGCCCTGGCGAGTGGTTCCCGGATCGCGGGGGCCTCGGCCCTCCCTTCGGGACTACGGGCACTGACCGTTCAGGCCGCCCTCAACTTCGGGTCCCGGCCCGGACCCGTTCCGGGCGGCCCACGACATCTCGCCGAGGCGGTGCTACACGCGATGCTCGCGACCAAACTCAAACTCGTTGCGGTGGCATTCGGCGCGACCTTCCTGGTCGTTTCGGCCCTGCTCGCCCAGAACGCGCGAGAGCACGCGCCCCCCGGGGCGGCGAAGGGCGCAGACGCGACCGGGACCGAAGTGGCGGCCCCCGACGGCCCCCAACCGGGATCCGTGGTGATCGGCCGCGTGCTGTCCGAACCGGGCGGCAAAGCCGTCGCCGGCGTCGTCGTGACCCTCTGGAACGGCGGGGGCAGCGGGCGCTGGACCGCCCGATCCGACGCGAGCGGTGCGTACTCGTTCCCCGACATCCAACCGGGGGACCACTACCGGGTGTGGATCGAGAGCGAGGTGAAAGGGAACCGGGAGGCCGGCACCTGGAGCGAATGGGGGCCGGTGAAGTTCAAGGACCGCCGGGGTGCGGCC from the Frigoriglobus tundricola genome contains:
- a CDS encoding glycoside hydrolase family 32 protein; this translates as MIRCAALLFLLVSSPLAAADRADLPVADFEGDTYGDGWKTTGTAFGKGPARGTLPNQMPVSGHLGKGLVNSYLGGDTATGTLTSPEIRIERKYINFLIGGGKHPGKTCINLLVGGKIVRTATGPNDTAGGSEHLDWHTWDVAEFEGKAAVIVIVDDEKGGWGHINVDQIVQSDAKKRAEVLAHTFDIEKPYLHLPVKTGAPVRRVKFVVGKETVREFDIELAPGAPDFWATADVSAFKGKKLTVEALLPADARLAGLIVPADTWANADKVYQEKHRPLFHFTSRVGWLNDPNGLVYANGEWHLFYQHNPFGREWGNMHWGHATSGDLFRWKEHGVALYPKKYGDWAFSGSAVADKENTSGWGTKEKPPLVLAYTSTDRGECIAYSVDNGRTWKEYDKNPVVKHAGRDPKLIWHEKAKHWVMAVYDELGGKQWIAFHTSPDLKEWKFASRIEGFYECPDLFALPVDENPEKIKWVLYAADGKYLLGDFDGTEFKPDFKEKKQLWHGRFYAAQSFDNAPAGAGGLQRRVQIGWAQGVTFPGTPFNQQMAVPVELRLVSAPDGACMTGTPVRELESLRDKKEPLVQLKGLDTNTPSVLAENLDAFEMVCTVGTESPFVLNLRGTKLTYDPTKKTLSCNGVTARVDSRAGSVPLQVLVDRGSVEVFANGGRVAMSVAAIPAENNRKVEFSGHLSSGSVWRLKSAWEK
- a CDS encoding Gfo/Idh/MocA family protein, with translation MLTTRREFLATSALTLSAASYTRAADKPNEKVRVAVMGLRVRGKQLAPLFAGVPGVELTHLVDPDPAVVKPTLDVLKALDSPPKIETDVRKVLDDKTVTAIVVSAPDHWHALATLWAAERGKHVYVEKPVSHNLIEGRRMVAAARKYRVVIQAGTQRRSSTSVAAAREYVQSGKLGRVAFARAWIAGGRPNIGYTKPEAPPKGVDYSLWLGPADGAFTKNRFHYNWHWFWDLGTGEIGNNGIHGLDAARNILGVDAPTKISCSGGKYYYDDDQQTPDTQIATFDFPTGPGGAAGCTLVWEHRVWEQKGQGPEGQSFGVSVHGDKGTMLFTNDAWQIRGGDGAAEKPKGDMVTAHVSNFVAAVRGTEKPSAEIEIGHTSTRLCHLGNIAYRTGKTLKFDAKTETTDDPAANALLGRAYRKGFELPAV
- a CDS encoding PQQ-binding-like beta-propeller repeat protein, with product MIRTAALAGLATAFLAPFAGADDWPQWMGPNRDGVWAETGIVRTLPKAGPKRLWRVPVAPGYSGPAVADGRVYLTDRRLAPDAKNPEDPFDTKQKVHSTERVLCLSAATGEKVWEHEYDCAYQISYPAGPRCTPAVRDGKVYALGAMGDLHCLDAKSGKVLWSKNFPRDYSAKVPTWGFCGHPLVYKNLVICTVGGEDAAAVAFDKDTGAEKWKALNARDLGYAPPTLIRAGGVDQLVVWHGQAINGLDPLTGKVHWSVGLEPLFGMSIMAPRQAGDRLFAAGIGGAGVALKLDRTRPAVSVVWQETADKNVAHGKPRGLYPVNMTPFVEGGTIYGVDQPGMLRAVDLETGKRLWFTHQPVIGHVEPEDFKGAGSGTAFVVKNGDRYFLFAETGELIIAKLSPKEYEEVSRAKLIEPTGAAFGRKVVWSHPAFADRCIFVRNDKELACFLLAE
- a CDS encoding ArsR/SmtB family transcription factor, which produces MPKVADDTKNQAAWIAAIGEPTRLMVLRILATGEKTVTELAKMCRVEIVNISHHLNLMKAAGLVTAERDGRFMRYNLVGAKATGTALELAHGTGVRVFIPLV